From Xiphophorus hellerii strain 12219 chromosome 9, Xiphophorus_hellerii-4.1, whole genome shotgun sequence, a single genomic window includes:
- the sgip1a gene encoding SH3-containing GRB2-like protein 3-interacting protein 1 isoform X1, translating into MMEGLKKRTRKAFGIRKKEKDSDSTGSPDRDGGSQKKTNGAPNGFYGDIDWERYNSPELDDEGYSIRPDEESEEGATKKTHFFSSDESEEEEDHKKKFKIKIKPLPADCVISAPSVDELKASIGNIALSPSPMRSPRRSPGIKRNTSSEEIARPRRAVPAAPIVAPTPAPAPQPPSNQQTVPEDSTALFGPPLETAFGEQKTEVVLSEPDVWGTSFSEPESSLTRSFPTGTPPPLPPKNVPTSPPTTGAPSPDAAEATADANDSSRKPSIADLDNIFGPEVAPPAGEDTDDKWVCFSEHSSAGPPAPKEPAPHMPSSPPPPEEPAPPPPESPAPPLPTSPPPLPIALSPKEDSPPPLPTSPPPSEEPFLPPIRSGPSTPEDQNPPSIASSPPLASKEHTSPPASSPPPLSSPGGLPPVPAPKDGTREVVTLPSEEPSASSIPSPLVLSQEEQSKNTNTSHPKEEGGETITSPKDASKESRSTPPPPPPPPTYRAVVSSPGPTTGAGGTNSGSSSPVRPSTPSSVNPTPPPPPPRPPSRPKLPPGKPAVGDVNRPFSPPIHSASPPPIAPLARAESTSSISSTNSLSAATTPTVSKELCVSVSEDDAYVDKLPTFERHFDSFAENDQPSLVWFDRGKFYLTFEGCSRGPSPLTMGAQDTLPVAAAFTETVNSFFKGADPSKCVVKVIGEMVLSFPAGITRHFANNPSPAVLTFSITNYSRLEHVLPNPQLLCCDTTTQSKADSKNFWVNMPNLISHLKKVAEQKPQATYYNVDMLKYQVSTNGLQSAPLNLAVSWRCEPTSTDLRIDYKYNGEAMSTPMALNNVQFLVPIDGGVSKLQAVLPPAVWNGEQQRILWKIPDISKKSENGGVGSLLARFQLTEGPSKPAPLAVQFTSEGSNLSGCDIELAGPGYRFSLVKKRFAAGKYLADN; encoded by the exons GATTGAAAAAACGTACCAGGAAGGCCTTCGGGATACGAAAGAAAGAGAAGGACAGTGACTCTAC AGGGTCTCCAGACAGAGATGGTGGT TCTCAGAAGAAGACAAATGGAGCCCCGAATGGCTTCTATGGAGATATCGACTGGGAAAGATAC aACTCCCCTGAGTTGGATGATGAAGGCTACAGTATCAGACCTGATGAAGAGTCAGAGGAAGGAG CTACCAAAAAGACCCATTTCTTCTCGTCTGACGAgtctgaggaggaagaggaccacaagaagaaattcaaaatcaaaatcaaaccGCTGCCAGCTGATTGTGTCATATCGGCTCCTTCGGTTGATGAGCTCAAAGCTTCCATAGGAAACATAGCCCTGTCCCCGTCTCCTATG AGGAGTCCG AGACGTAGCCCG GGTATTAAAAGGAACACATCTA GTGAGGAAATTGCCAGGCCAAGGCGTGCCGTTCCCGCTGCTCCCATTGTGGCCCCCACACCAGCTCCAGCACCACAACCACCCAG caatcagcaaacagtCCCTGAAGACTCCACAGCCTTATTTGGGCCTCCGTTAGAAACAGCCTTCGGAGAACAGAAAACTGAAG TGGTTCTTTCTGAGCCCGATGTGTGGGGGACTTCTTTCTCAGAGCCTGAATCCTCTTTAACGAGGTCCTTCCCCACAGGAA CTCCTCCTCCCCTTCCACCTAAGAATGTCCCAACTTCACCCCCAACAACTGGAGCCCCTTCTCCAGATGCTGCTG AAGCAACAGCAGATGCAAATGACTCAAGCAGGAAGCCCTCCATAGCAGACCTGGACAACATTTTTGGACCGGAGGtggctccccctgctggtgaaGATACAGACGACAAGTGGGTCTGCTTCAGTGAACACTCTTCCGCTGGACCACCAGCACCAAAGGAACCTGCACCACATATGCCCTCTTCACCACCCCCTCCTGAAGAGCCAGCACCTCCTCCACCTGAATCCCCAGCTCCACCTCTACCTACAtcacctcctcctctccccATCGCTCTTTCCCCAAAAGAAGACtcgcctcctcctcttccaaCCTCGCCACCTCCGTCAGAGGAGCCTTTCTTGCCTCCTATACGTTCAGGTCCCTCCACACCAGAAGACCAAAATCCACCCTCCATCGCCTCTTCTCCCCCACTTGCATCAAAGGAGCATACATCACCTCCAGCttcttcccctcctcctcttaGCTCACCTGGTGGTCTCCCACCAGTCCCCGCCCCCAAGGATGGCACCCGTGAAGTGGTGACTCTGCCTTCTGAAGAACCCTCAGCTTCCTCAATCCCATCACCCCTTGTCCTCTCTCAAGAGGAGCAGTCTAAGAACACAAACACCTCTCATCCCAAAGAGGAAGGAGGTGAAACAATCACCTCTCCCAAAGATGCCAGCAAGGAAAGTCGGAGCACACCCccaccgcctcctcctcctccaacgTACCGTGCAGTAGTTTCATCACCAGGCCCCACAACTGGAGCAGGAGGGACAAATAGTG GTTCCTCCTCACCTGTAAGACCTTCCACCCCCTCGTCAGTCAACCCAACCCCACCCCCACCTCCGCCTCGGCCTCCTTCACGACCCAAGCTTCCTCCTGGGAAACCTGCTGTTGGAGATGTG AACCGGCCGTTCAGCCCACCAATCCACTCGGCGAGTCCCCCTCCCATTGCTCCGTTGGCACGAGCGGAGAGCACCTCTTCAATCTCCTCCACCAACTCCCTGAGTGCTGCCACCACACCCACTGTTAGCAAGGagttgtgtgtgtctgtgtcag AAGATGATGCTTATGTAGACAAACTGCCCACCTTTGAGAGGCACTTTGATTCATTTGCAG AGAATGACCAGCCATCCCTTGTTTGGTTTGACAGAGGGaagttttatttaacctttgAAG GCTGCTCCCGAGGACCGAGCCCTCTCACTATGGGGGCCCAGGACACACTTCCTGTGGCCGCGGCATTCACAGAGACTGTCAACTCCTTTTTTAAAGGAGCAGACCCCAGCAA gtGTGTTGTGAAGGTCATAGGTGAGATGGTTTTATCGTTTCCGGCAGGAATCACACGGCACTTTGCCAATAACCCGTCCCCTGCCGTGCTAACCTTCAGCATAACCAACTACAGTCGACTGGAGCATGTCCTGCCTAACCCCCAGCTGCTCTGCTG CGACACCACCACGCAATCTAAGGCTGATTCAAAGAACTTCTGGGTGAATATGCCAAACCTGATATCTCATCTAAAGAAGGTGGCTGAGCAGAAGCCGCAGGCAACGTACTATAACGTCGACATGCTCAAGTATCAG GTATCAACGAATGGCCTCCAGTCAGCTCCTCTGAACCTGGCTGTGAGCTGGAGATGTGAGCCCACCAGCACTGACCTGAGGATAGACTACAAATATAACGGGGAGGCCATGTCTACGCCGATGGCTCTTAACAACGTCCAGTTTCTCGTCCCAATCGATGGAGGTGTTTCAAAGTTACAAGCTGTCCTTCCTCCTGCTGTATG GAATGGAGAGCAGCAAAGAATCCTATGGAAGATCCCTGATATCTCCAAGAAATCTGAAAACGGAG GTGTGGGGTCCCTATTGGCACGCTTCCAGCTAACAGAGGGTCCCAGTAAACCGGCTCCACTGGCAGTGCAGTTCACCAGTGAGGGCAGCAACCTGTCAGGATGTGACATTGAACTGGCTGGACCAGGATATCGCTTCTCTCTAGTTAAAAAGAGGTTTGCTGCAG GAAAATACCTGGCTGACAATTGA
- the sgip1a gene encoding SH3-containing GRB2-like protein 3-interacting protein 1 isoform X2 gives MMEGLKKRTRKAFGIRKKEKDSDSTGSPDRDGGSQKKTNGAPNGFYGDIDWERYNSPELDDEGYSIRPDEESEEGATKKTHFFSSDESEEEEDHKKKFKIKIKPLPADCVISAPSVDELKASIGNIALSPSPMRRSPGIKRNTSSEEIARPRRAVPAAPIVAPTPAPAPQPPSNQQTVPEDSTALFGPPLETAFGEQKTEVVLSEPDVWGTSFSEPESSLTRSFPTGTPPPLPPKNVPTSPPTTGAPSPDAAEATADANDSSRKPSIADLDNIFGPEVAPPAGEDTDDKWVCFSEHSSAGPPAPKEPAPHMPSSPPPPEEPAPPPPESPAPPLPTSPPPLPIALSPKEDSPPPLPTSPPPSEEPFLPPIRSGPSTPEDQNPPSIASSPPLASKEHTSPPASSPPPLSSPGGLPPVPAPKDGTREVVTLPSEEPSASSIPSPLVLSQEEQSKNTNTSHPKEEGGETITSPKDASKESRSTPPPPPPPPTYRAVVSSPGPTTGAGGTNSGSSSPVRPSTPSSVNPTPPPPPPRPPSRPKLPPGKPAVGDVNRPFSPPIHSASPPPIAPLARAESTSSISSTNSLSAATTPTVSKELCVSVSEDDAYVDKLPTFERHFDSFAENDQPSLVWFDRGKFYLTFEGCSRGPSPLTMGAQDTLPVAAAFTETVNSFFKGADPSKCVVKVIGEMVLSFPAGITRHFANNPSPAVLTFSITNYSRLEHVLPNPQLLCCDTTTQSKADSKNFWVNMPNLISHLKKVAEQKPQATYYNVDMLKYQVSTNGLQSAPLNLAVSWRCEPTSTDLRIDYKYNGEAMSTPMALNNVQFLVPIDGGVSKLQAVLPPAVWNGEQQRILWKIPDISKKSENGGVGSLLARFQLTEGPSKPAPLAVQFTSEGSNLSGCDIELAGPGYRFSLVKKRFAAGKYLADN, from the exons GATTGAAAAAACGTACCAGGAAGGCCTTCGGGATACGAAAGAAAGAGAAGGACAGTGACTCTAC AGGGTCTCCAGACAGAGATGGTGGT TCTCAGAAGAAGACAAATGGAGCCCCGAATGGCTTCTATGGAGATATCGACTGGGAAAGATAC aACTCCCCTGAGTTGGATGATGAAGGCTACAGTATCAGACCTGATGAAGAGTCAGAGGAAGGAG CTACCAAAAAGACCCATTTCTTCTCGTCTGACGAgtctgaggaggaagaggaccacaagaagaaattcaaaatcaaaatcaaaccGCTGCCAGCTGATTGTGTCATATCGGCTCCTTCGGTTGATGAGCTCAAAGCTTCCATAGGAAACATAGCCCTGTCCCCGTCTCCTATG AGACGTAGCCCG GGTATTAAAAGGAACACATCTA GTGAGGAAATTGCCAGGCCAAGGCGTGCCGTTCCCGCTGCTCCCATTGTGGCCCCCACACCAGCTCCAGCACCACAACCACCCAG caatcagcaaacagtCCCTGAAGACTCCACAGCCTTATTTGGGCCTCCGTTAGAAACAGCCTTCGGAGAACAGAAAACTGAAG TGGTTCTTTCTGAGCCCGATGTGTGGGGGACTTCTTTCTCAGAGCCTGAATCCTCTTTAACGAGGTCCTTCCCCACAGGAA CTCCTCCTCCCCTTCCACCTAAGAATGTCCCAACTTCACCCCCAACAACTGGAGCCCCTTCTCCAGATGCTGCTG AAGCAACAGCAGATGCAAATGACTCAAGCAGGAAGCCCTCCATAGCAGACCTGGACAACATTTTTGGACCGGAGGtggctccccctgctggtgaaGATACAGACGACAAGTGGGTCTGCTTCAGTGAACACTCTTCCGCTGGACCACCAGCACCAAAGGAACCTGCACCACATATGCCCTCTTCACCACCCCCTCCTGAAGAGCCAGCACCTCCTCCACCTGAATCCCCAGCTCCACCTCTACCTACAtcacctcctcctctccccATCGCTCTTTCCCCAAAAGAAGACtcgcctcctcctcttccaaCCTCGCCACCTCCGTCAGAGGAGCCTTTCTTGCCTCCTATACGTTCAGGTCCCTCCACACCAGAAGACCAAAATCCACCCTCCATCGCCTCTTCTCCCCCACTTGCATCAAAGGAGCATACATCACCTCCAGCttcttcccctcctcctcttaGCTCACCTGGTGGTCTCCCACCAGTCCCCGCCCCCAAGGATGGCACCCGTGAAGTGGTGACTCTGCCTTCTGAAGAACCCTCAGCTTCCTCAATCCCATCACCCCTTGTCCTCTCTCAAGAGGAGCAGTCTAAGAACACAAACACCTCTCATCCCAAAGAGGAAGGAGGTGAAACAATCACCTCTCCCAAAGATGCCAGCAAGGAAAGTCGGAGCACACCCccaccgcctcctcctcctccaacgTACCGTGCAGTAGTTTCATCACCAGGCCCCACAACTGGAGCAGGAGGGACAAATAGTG GTTCCTCCTCACCTGTAAGACCTTCCACCCCCTCGTCAGTCAACCCAACCCCACCCCCACCTCCGCCTCGGCCTCCTTCACGACCCAAGCTTCCTCCTGGGAAACCTGCTGTTGGAGATGTG AACCGGCCGTTCAGCCCACCAATCCACTCGGCGAGTCCCCCTCCCATTGCTCCGTTGGCACGAGCGGAGAGCACCTCTTCAATCTCCTCCACCAACTCCCTGAGTGCTGCCACCACACCCACTGTTAGCAAGGagttgtgtgtgtctgtgtcag AAGATGATGCTTATGTAGACAAACTGCCCACCTTTGAGAGGCACTTTGATTCATTTGCAG AGAATGACCAGCCATCCCTTGTTTGGTTTGACAGAGGGaagttttatttaacctttgAAG GCTGCTCCCGAGGACCGAGCCCTCTCACTATGGGGGCCCAGGACACACTTCCTGTGGCCGCGGCATTCACAGAGACTGTCAACTCCTTTTTTAAAGGAGCAGACCCCAGCAA gtGTGTTGTGAAGGTCATAGGTGAGATGGTTTTATCGTTTCCGGCAGGAATCACACGGCACTTTGCCAATAACCCGTCCCCTGCCGTGCTAACCTTCAGCATAACCAACTACAGTCGACTGGAGCATGTCCTGCCTAACCCCCAGCTGCTCTGCTG CGACACCACCACGCAATCTAAGGCTGATTCAAAGAACTTCTGGGTGAATATGCCAAACCTGATATCTCATCTAAAGAAGGTGGCTGAGCAGAAGCCGCAGGCAACGTACTATAACGTCGACATGCTCAAGTATCAG GTATCAACGAATGGCCTCCAGTCAGCTCCTCTGAACCTGGCTGTGAGCTGGAGATGTGAGCCCACCAGCACTGACCTGAGGATAGACTACAAATATAACGGGGAGGCCATGTCTACGCCGATGGCTCTTAACAACGTCCAGTTTCTCGTCCCAATCGATGGAGGTGTTTCAAAGTTACAAGCTGTCCTTCCTCCTGCTGTATG GAATGGAGAGCAGCAAAGAATCCTATGGAAGATCCCTGATATCTCCAAGAAATCTGAAAACGGAG GTGTGGGGTCCCTATTGGCACGCTTCCAGCTAACAGAGGGTCCCAGTAAACCGGCTCCACTGGCAGTGCAGTTCACCAGTGAGGGCAGCAACCTGTCAGGATGTGACATTGAACTGGCTGGACCAGGATATCGCTTCTCTCTAGTTAAAAAGAGGTTTGCTGCAG GAAAATACCTGGCTGACAATTGA
- the sgip1a gene encoding SH3-containing GRB2-like protein 3-interacting protein 1 isoform X5, with protein sequence MMEGLKKRTRKAFGIRKKEKDSDSTGSPDRDGGSQKKTNGAPNGFYGDIDWERYNSPELDDEGYSIRPDEESEEGATKKTHFFSSDESEEEEDHKKKFKIKIKPLPADCVISAPSVDELKASIGNIALSPSPMRSPRRSPGIKRNTSSEEIARPRRAVPAAPIVAPTPAPAPQPPSNQQTVPEDSTALFGPPLETAFGEQKTEAPPPLPPKNVPTSPPTTGAPSPDAAEATADANDSSRKPSIADLDNIFGPEVAPPAGEDTDDKWVCFSEHSSAGPPAPKEPAPHMPSSPPPPEEPAPPPPESPAPPLPTSPPPLPIALSPKEDSPPPLPTSPPPSEEPFLPPIRSGPSTPEDQNPPSIASSPPLASKEHTSPPASSPPPLSSPGGLPPVPAPKDGTREVVTLPSEEPSASSIPSPLVLSQEEQSKNTNTSHPKEEGGETITSPKDASKESRSTPPPPPPPPTYRAVVSSPGPTTGAGGTNSGSSSPVRPSTPSSVNPTPPPPPPRPPSRPKLPPGKPAVGDVNRPFSPPIHSASPPPIAPLARAESTSSISSTNSLSAATTPTVSKELCVSVSEDDAYVDKLPTFERHFDSFAENDQPSLVWFDRGKFYLTFEGCSRGPSPLTMGAQDTLPVAAAFTETVNSFFKGADPSKCVVKVIGEMVLSFPAGITRHFANNPSPAVLTFSITNYSRLEHVLPNPQLLCCDTTTQSKADSKNFWVNMPNLISHLKKVAEQKPQATYYNVDMLKYQVSTNGLQSAPLNLAVSWRCEPTSTDLRIDYKYNGEAMSTPMALNNVQFLVPIDGGVSKLQAVLPPAVWNGEQQRILWKIPDISKKSENGGVGSLLARFQLTEGPSKPAPLAVQFTSEGSNLSGCDIELAGPGYRFSLVKKRFAAGKYLADN encoded by the exons GATTGAAAAAACGTACCAGGAAGGCCTTCGGGATACGAAAGAAAGAGAAGGACAGTGACTCTAC AGGGTCTCCAGACAGAGATGGTGGT TCTCAGAAGAAGACAAATGGAGCCCCGAATGGCTTCTATGGAGATATCGACTGGGAAAGATAC aACTCCCCTGAGTTGGATGATGAAGGCTACAGTATCAGACCTGATGAAGAGTCAGAGGAAGGAG CTACCAAAAAGACCCATTTCTTCTCGTCTGACGAgtctgaggaggaagaggaccacaagaagaaattcaaaatcaaaatcaaaccGCTGCCAGCTGATTGTGTCATATCGGCTCCTTCGGTTGATGAGCTCAAAGCTTCCATAGGAAACATAGCCCTGTCCCCGTCTCCTATG AGGAGTCCG AGACGTAGCCCG GGTATTAAAAGGAACACATCTA GTGAGGAAATTGCCAGGCCAAGGCGTGCCGTTCCCGCTGCTCCCATTGTGGCCCCCACACCAGCTCCAGCACCACAACCACCCAG caatcagcaaacagtCCCTGAAGACTCCACAGCCTTATTTGGGCCTCCGTTAGAAACAGCCTTCGGAGAACAGAAAACTGAAG CTCCTCCTCCCCTTCCACCTAAGAATGTCCCAACTTCACCCCCAACAACTGGAGCCCCTTCTCCAGATGCTGCTG AAGCAACAGCAGATGCAAATGACTCAAGCAGGAAGCCCTCCATAGCAGACCTGGACAACATTTTTGGACCGGAGGtggctccccctgctggtgaaGATACAGACGACAAGTGGGTCTGCTTCAGTGAACACTCTTCCGCTGGACCACCAGCACCAAAGGAACCTGCACCACATATGCCCTCTTCACCACCCCCTCCTGAAGAGCCAGCACCTCCTCCACCTGAATCCCCAGCTCCACCTCTACCTACAtcacctcctcctctccccATCGCTCTTTCCCCAAAAGAAGACtcgcctcctcctcttccaaCCTCGCCACCTCCGTCAGAGGAGCCTTTCTTGCCTCCTATACGTTCAGGTCCCTCCACACCAGAAGACCAAAATCCACCCTCCATCGCCTCTTCTCCCCCACTTGCATCAAAGGAGCATACATCACCTCCAGCttcttcccctcctcctcttaGCTCACCTGGTGGTCTCCCACCAGTCCCCGCCCCCAAGGATGGCACCCGTGAAGTGGTGACTCTGCCTTCTGAAGAACCCTCAGCTTCCTCAATCCCATCACCCCTTGTCCTCTCTCAAGAGGAGCAGTCTAAGAACACAAACACCTCTCATCCCAAAGAGGAAGGAGGTGAAACAATCACCTCTCCCAAAGATGCCAGCAAGGAAAGTCGGAGCACACCCccaccgcctcctcctcctccaacgTACCGTGCAGTAGTTTCATCACCAGGCCCCACAACTGGAGCAGGAGGGACAAATAGTG GTTCCTCCTCACCTGTAAGACCTTCCACCCCCTCGTCAGTCAACCCAACCCCACCCCCACCTCCGCCTCGGCCTCCTTCACGACCCAAGCTTCCTCCTGGGAAACCTGCTGTTGGAGATGTG AACCGGCCGTTCAGCCCACCAATCCACTCGGCGAGTCCCCCTCCCATTGCTCCGTTGGCACGAGCGGAGAGCACCTCTTCAATCTCCTCCACCAACTCCCTGAGTGCTGCCACCACACCCACTGTTAGCAAGGagttgtgtgtgtctgtgtcag AAGATGATGCTTATGTAGACAAACTGCCCACCTTTGAGAGGCACTTTGATTCATTTGCAG AGAATGACCAGCCATCCCTTGTTTGGTTTGACAGAGGGaagttttatttaacctttgAAG GCTGCTCCCGAGGACCGAGCCCTCTCACTATGGGGGCCCAGGACACACTTCCTGTGGCCGCGGCATTCACAGAGACTGTCAACTCCTTTTTTAAAGGAGCAGACCCCAGCAA gtGTGTTGTGAAGGTCATAGGTGAGATGGTTTTATCGTTTCCGGCAGGAATCACACGGCACTTTGCCAATAACCCGTCCCCTGCCGTGCTAACCTTCAGCATAACCAACTACAGTCGACTGGAGCATGTCCTGCCTAACCCCCAGCTGCTCTGCTG CGACACCACCACGCAATCTAAGGCTGATTCAAAGAACTTCTGGGTGAATATGCCAAACCTGATATCTCATCTAAAGAAGGTGGCTGAGCAGAAGCCGCAGGCAACGTACTATAACGTCGACATGCTCAAGTATCAG GTATCAACGAATGGCCTCCAGTCAGCTCCTCTGAACCTGGCTGTGAGCTGGAGATGTGAGCCCACCAGCACTGACCTGAGGATAGACTACAAATATAACGGGGAGGCCATGTCTACGCCGATGGCTCTTAACAACGTCCAGTTTCTCGTCCCAATCGATGGAGGTGTTTCAAAGTTACAAGCTGTCCTTCCTCCTGCTGTATG GAATGGAGAGCAGCAAAGAATCCTATGGAAGATCCCTGATATCTCCAAGAAATCTGAAAACGGAG GTGTGGGGTCCCTATTGGCACGCTTCCAGCTAACAGAGGGTCCCAGTAAACCGGCTCCACTGGCAGTGCAGTTCACCAGTGAGGGCAGCAACCTGTCAGGATGTGACATTGAACTGGCTGGACCAGGATATCGCTTCTCTCTAGTTAAAAAGAGGTTTGCTGCAG GAAAATACCTGGCTGACAATTGA
- the sgip1a gene encoding SH3-containing GRB2-like protein 3-interacting protein 1 isoform X4 produces MMEGLKKRTRKAFGIRKKEKDSDSTGSPDRDGGSQKKTNGAPNGFYGDIDWERYNSPELDDEGYSIRPDEESEEGATKKTHFFSSDESEEEEDHKKKFKIKIKPLPADCVISAPSVDELKASIGNIALSPSPMRSPRRSPGIKRNTSSEEIARPRRAVPAAPIVAPTPAPAPQPPSNQQTVPEDSTALFGPPLETAFGEQKTEVVLSEPDVWGTSFSEPESSLTRSFPTGTPPPLPPKNVPTSPPTTGAPSPDAAEATADANDSSRKPSIADLDNIFGPEVAPPAGEDTDDKWVCFSEHSSAGPPAPKEPAPHMPSSPPPPEEPAPPPPESPAPPLPTSPPPLPIALSPKEDSPPPLPTSPPPSEEPFLPPIRSGPSTPEDQNPPSIASSPPLASKEHTSPPASSPPPLSSPGGLPPVPAPKDGTREVVTLPSEEPSASSIPSPLVLSQEEQSKNTNTSHPKEEGGETITSPKDASKESRSTPPPPPPPPTYRAVVSSPGPTTGAGGTNSGSSSPVRPSTPSSVNPTPPPPPPRPPSRPKLPPGKPAVGDVNRPFSPPIHSASPPPIAPLARAESTSSISSTNSLSAATTPTVSKELCVSVSEDDAYVDKLPTFERHFDSFAGCSRGPSPLTMGAQDTLPVAAAFTETVNSFFKGADPSKCVVKVIGEMVLSFPAGITRHFANNPSPAVLTFSITNYSRLEHVLPNPQLLCCDTTTQSKADSKNFWVNMPNLISHLKKVAEQKPQATYYNVDMLKYQVSTNGLQSAPLNLAVSWRCEPTSTDLRIDYKYNGEAMSTPMALNNVQFLVPIDGGVSKLQAVLPPAVWNGEQQRILWKIPDISKKSENGGVGSLLARFQLTEGPSKPAPLAVQFTSEGSNLSGCDIELAGPGYRFSLVKKRFAAGKYLADN; encoded by the exons GATTGAAAAAACGTACCAGGAAGGCCTTCGGGATACGAAAGAAAGAGAAGGACAGTGACTCTAC AGGGTCTCCAGACAGAGATGGTGGT TCTCAGAAGAAGACAAATGGAGCCCCGAATGGCTTCTATGGAGATATCGACTGGGAAAGATAC aACTCCCCTGAGTTGGATGATGAAGGCTACAGTATCAGACCTGATGAAGAGTCAGAGGAAGGAG CTACCAAAAAGACCCATTTCTTCTCGTCTGACGAgtctgaggaggaagaggaccacaagaagaaattcaaaatcaaaatcaaaccGCTGCCAGCTGATTGTGTCATATCGGCTCCTTCGGTTGATGAGCTCAAAGCTTCCATAGGAAACATAGCCCTGTCCCCGTCTCCTATG AGGAGTCCG AGACGTAGCCCG GGTATTAAAAGGAACACATCTA GTGAGGAAATTGCCAGGCCAAGGCGTGCCGTTCCCGCTGCTCCCATTGTGGCCCCCACACCAGCTCCAGCACCACAACCACCCAG caatcagcaaacagtCCCTGAAGACTCCACAGCCTTATTTGGGCCTCCGTTAGAAACAGCCTTCGGAGAACAGAAAACTGAAG TGGTTCTTTCTGAGCCCGATGTGTGGGGGACTTCTTTCTCAGAGCCTGAATCCTCTTTAACGAGGTCCTTCCCCACAGGAA CTCCTCCTCCCCTTCCACCTAAGAATGTCCCAACTTCACCCCCAACAACTGGAGCCCCTTCTCCAGATGCTGCTG AAGCAACAGCAGATGCAAATGACTCAAGCAGGAAGCCCTCCATAGCAGACCTGGACAACATTTTTGGACCGGAGGtggctccccctgctggtgaaGATACAGACGACAAGTGGGTCTGCTTCAGTGAACACTCTTCCGCTGGACCACCAGCACCAAAGGAACCTGCACCACATATGCCCTCTTCACCACCCCCTCCTGAAGAGCCAGCACCTCCTCCACCTGAATCCCCAGCTCCACCTCTACCTACAtcacctcctcctctccccATCGCTCTTTCCCCAAAAGAAGACtcgcctcctcctcttccaaCCTCGCCACCTCCGTCAGAGGAGCCTTTCTTGCCTCCTATACGTTCAGGTCCCTCCACACCAGAAGACCAAAATCCACCCTCCATCGCCTCTTCTCCCCCACTTGCATCAAAGGAGCATACATCACCTCCAGCttcttcccctcctcctcttaGCTCACCTGGTGGTCTCCCACCAGTCCCCGCCCCCAAGGATGGCACCCGTGAAGTGGTGACTCTGCCTTCTGAAGAACCCTCAGCTTCCTCAATCCCATCACCCCTTGTCCTCTCTCAAGAGGAGCAGTCTAAGAACACAAACACCTCTCATCCCAAAGAGGAAGGAGGTGAAACAATCACCTCTCCCAAAGATGCCAGCAAGGAAAGTCGGAGCACACCCccaccgcctcctcctcctccaacgTACCGTGCAGTAGTTTCATCACCAGGCCCCACAACTGGAGCAGGAGGGACAAATAGTG GTTCCTCCTCACCTGTAAGACCTTCCACCCCCTCGTCAGTCAACCCAACCCCACCCCCACCTCCGCCTCGGCCTCCTTCACGACCCAAGCTTCCTCCTGGGAAACCTGCTGTTGGAGATGTG AACCGGCCGTTCAGCCCACCAATCCACTCGGCGAGTCCCCCTCCCATTGCTCCGTTGGCACGAGCGGAGAGCACCTCTTCAATCTCCTCCACCAACTCCCTGAGTGCTGCCACCACACCCACTGTTAGCAAGGagttgtgtgtgtctgtgtcag AAGATGATGCTTATGTAGACAAACTGCCCACCTTTGAGAGGCACTTTGATTCATTTGCAG GCTGCTCCCGAGGACCGAGCCCTCTCACTATGGGGGCCCAGGACACACTTCCTGTGGCCGCGGCATTCACAGAGACTGTCAACTCCTTTTTTAAAGGAGCAGACCCCAGCAA gtGTGTTGTGAAGGTCATAGGTGAGATGGTTTTATCGTTTCCGGCAGGAATCACACGGCACTTTGCCAATAACCCGTCCCCTGCCGTGCTAACCTTCAGCATAACCAACTACAGTCGACTGGAGCATGTCCTGCCTAACCCCCAGCTGCTCTGCTG CGACACCACCACGCAATCTAAGGCTGATTCAAAGAACTTCTGGGTGAATATGCCAAACCTGATATCTCATCTAAAGAAGGTGGCTGAGCAGAAGCCGCAGGCAACGTACTATAACGTCGACATGCTCAAGTATCAG GTATCAACGAATGGCCTCCAGTCAGCTCCTCTGAACCTGGCTGTGAGCTGGAGATGTGAGCCCACCAGCACTGACCTGAGGATAGACTACAAATATAACGGGGAGGCCATGTCTACGCCGATGGCTCTTAACAACGTCCAGTTTCTCGTCCCAATCGATGGAGGTGTTTCAAAGTTACAAGCTGTCCTTCCTCCTGCTGTATG GAATGGAGAGCAGCAAAGAATCCTATGGAAGATCCCTGATATCTCCAAGAAATCTGAAAACGGAG GTGTGGGGTCCCTATTGGCACGCTTCCAGCTAACAGAGGGTCCCAGTAAACCGGCTCCACTGGCAGTGCAGTTCACCAGTGAGGGCAGCAACCTGTCAGGATGTGACATTGAACTGGCTGGACCAGGATATCGCTTCTCTCTAGTTAAAAAGAGGTTTGCTGCAG GAAAATACCTGGCTGACAATTGA